Part of the Candidatus Hinthialibacter antarcticus genome, TGGAAAAGAACTGTATGACATCGAAAACGATCCTGGCGAAACGACCAACATCGCCAGTCAACATCCAAACATCGTAGCGAAAATGCGCCAGGAGTACCTCGACTGGTACCGCGACGTTTCCGGTGAACGCGGCTACTCCCCGCCGCTGATTCATATTGGTTCACCCGACGAGAATCCCACCATTCTGACTCCACAAGATTGGCGCGGGCCTGACGCTGGCTGGAACAAAAACTCGGTCGGGTATTGGGAAGTGAATGTGTTGGAAGACAAGAGATATGATGTGCGGCTCCGTTTTAAACGCGCACCCCAAAAGGGCGTTGCCTATTTTAAATTACGTAGCGTATTGCTTGCGCAAGAACTCAAGGCCGGTTCAGATTCATTGACCTTCGCCTCGGTCAAACTGCCGAAAGGCCCCGCTCGTTTAGAGGCATGGATCGACTTTGGAGATCAAGCAGTTGGAATGCAATACGTAGACGTCTTTCAAACAGACTAATGGACACGATTTCACGACGTTCTTTCATTCAAAGCGCGGTGGCGGCGATGACGGCGCCCAATGCGTTTAGTTCAGCCTGTAAGCCGAACATCATCGTCATTCTGGCGGATGATTTGGGTTATGGCGATTTGGGTTGCTACGGCAATACCGAAATACAAACGCCTCATTTAGACTCACTCGCCAAGGGCGGCTTGCGCTTCACTGATTTTCATTCCAGTTGTCCGGTATGCAGCCCGACCCGCGCAGGCTTACTCACAGGGCGATACCAACAACGCTGCCGCGTCCCCGGCGTCGTAACCGTCGCCAAACATCGTGATAGAGGGCTGCCGCCCAGTGAGATCACTTTTGCCGAACGCCTGCGTGACACCGGCTATGCGACCGGGGTATTCGGCAAATGGCACTTGGGCTATCAGAATCAATTCAACCCGACCCGGCAAGGCTTTGACCGCTTTCGCGGTTATGTCAGCGGCAACGTCGATTACATCTCGCATATCGACCAGGGCGGCGTCGCCGACTGGTGGGAGAACGGACGCCTCGCCCCGGAAGAAGGGTATTCGACTCATCTCATCACGCAACATTCCGTACAATTTATTGAAGACAACCACGCTCAACCGTTTTGTCTGTATGTCGCGCACGAGTCGCCCCACTACCCCTATCAAGCACCTAGTGACACAGCAGACCGAACTGTCGGCGGCACGTTTAACTCGCATGGTTCGCGCCAAGACAAAAAAAGCGCTTACAAAACAATGATCGAAGAGATGGACAAGGGCGTAGGAGAAATTTTAGCCGCGCTAAAAAAATACCATCTCGAAGAAGACACATTCGTCTTCTTCTTCTCTGACAATGGCGCAACCAAGGTCGGCTCAAACGGCGATTTAAGAGCATGGAAAGGTACGCTGTGGGAAGGCGGCCATCGCGTACCCGCCATGGCGTACTGGCCGGGACGCATTCAACCCGGCGTGATCGACGACACAACCATCAGCCTCGATATCTTCCCAACGCTGCTCACGCTTGGCGGCGCAGAAGCCCCAATCGACCGCCCCATTGATGGACGAGACTTATCGCCAATTCTATTCGATGGAGAATCTGTCCCCACCCGCAAACTGTTTTGGTCGTACAACAAACAACGCGCGGTTCGAGACGGCGATTGGAAACTGGTTATTACAAAAAAACTGAACAAAGACGAAATCGAATTATTTAATTTAAAAAACGACCCAAGTGAAGCGAACAACTTGGCATCGAAACGCCCTCAACAAGTCCAGTCTCTACTGAGCGATCTCGCCGCCTGGGAAAAAGACGTCATGCCAGACGATCTTGTCTGGTAAGAGCACGGCGTTTAAAAATCACACGGGATGACGTAAACCACTTCGCCGTTCTTTTCGATTTTCCGTCCGCCTGCGTTCCAGATGGCTTGCTCGGCGACGGCGGCAATGCGTTCGACAATTTCGCTAATGGGCGTCACGATTGCAATTTCATCGCGCGTGTAATTGATATAGCGGTCATTGAACGGTTTATCCCACATCCCTTTGCCGACGAAGTCTTTGGTCAGCGCATCGGGGATCGTCTTGGCGCCGTTTAACACGCCCATGAGTCCCGCGCAAGTCGCCGCCTGGTTGTCACAATCGTATCCGGCTGAAACCGCAATTCCGGTTGTTTTCATAAAATCGCCTTCGCCGTAAAGTACCGCCATGATGCCGCACAATCCGTTTTGTAAGGAAGACACGACCGAAACCGGCGCTTCGAAATCGCCTTTTTTGTAGCGGTAATATTTATCGTGAATTAACTTACGCGTGTCGCGCCAATTTTTGTTCTGCTTATGCCATTTGATTACGTCGAGCATGCCTTCATAAAACGGGCCTTCCTGTGGAATTGCCTTAAGCGCCAACTGAACGAGTTTCTCGGTGTCTTTCTCAAAGAACGCCGCGCTGTACATCACCGCGT contains:
- a CDS encoding sulfatase-like hydrolase/transferase — translated: MDTISRRSFIQSAVAAMTAPNAFSSACKPNIIVILADDLGYGDLGCYGNTEIQTPHLDSLAKGGLRFTDFHSSCPVCSPTRAGLLTGRYQQRCRVPGVVTVAKHRDRGLPPSEITFAERLRDTGYATGVFGKWHLGYQNQFNPTRQGFDRFRGYVSGNVDYISHIDQGGVADWWENGRLAPEEGYSTHLITQHSVQFIEDNHAQPFCLYVAHESPHYPYQAPSDTADRTVGGTFNSHGSRQDKKSAYKTMIEEMDKGVGEILAALKKYHLEEDTFVFFFSDNGATKVGSNGDLRAWKGTLWEGGHRVPAMAYWPGRIQPGVIDDTTISLDIFPTLLTLGGAEAPIDRPIDGRDLSPILFDGESVPTRKLFWSYNKQRAVRDGDWKLVITKKLNKDEIELFNLKNDPSEANNLASKRPQQVQSLLSDLAAWEKDVMPDDLVW